From a single Peromyscus maniculatus bairdii isolate BWxNUB_F1_BW_parent chromosome 4, HU_Pman_BW_mat_3.1, whole genome shotgun sequence genomic region:
- the Defb116 gene encoding beta-defensin 116: protein MPFSMSAAKPYFMTMVILLILADKTTGGLFGFGRGKRRVPWIPCELYGGICRNSCQKYEIQYSTCPKNRKCCLRFPEGMTSF, encoded by the exons ATGCCCTTCAGCATGTCAGCCGCAAAGCCATACTTCATGACCATGGTCATCCTGCTGATCCTGGCTGACAAGACTACAG GTGGCCTGTTCGGATTCGGCAGAGGCAAGAGGCGAGTGCCCTGGATTCCGTGTGAGCTTTACGGGGGCATATGCAGAAATTCCTGCCAGAAATATGAGATCCAGTATTCAACCTGCCCAAAGAACAGAAAGTGCTGCCTCAGATTCCCTGAGGGAATGACCAGTTTCTGA